A single Mangrovimonas sp. YM274 DNA region contains:
- the tilS gene encoding tRNA lysidine(34) synthetase TilS: MTLDTFKAHIEQQFPGFFESKLLIAISGGVDSVVLTHLCHQLGLDVSLAHCNFNLRGTESDGDADFVFQLAKDLSLDLFLESFQTEAYAAEHKLSIQLAARQLRYDWFDELAKQLHFDYVLTAHHADDNLETFLINLTRGTGLDGLTGIPEVNGLFVRPLLPFSRNSLVEYAEEHQLTWREDSSNASTKYLRNKLRHDVIPLLKEINPKLLQNFEKTIGFLKASKSIIEDRVEEVEDSVIKEISEYDVKYDISKIKALSNPKAYLYELLKAYNFTEWNDVEDLLDAQSGKQLFSETHRLIKDREFLLLSEIEDKQETLILVSECDDKIKTPLGNLCFSEAAEVSNQGPNVIFVDKKKLKYPLTIRHWKEGDYFHPSGMKGKKKLSKYFKDEKMSLLEKENALVLCSGDYIIWVIGKRPDGRFKVCDHTHHIIKIELK; this comes from the coding sequence ATGACACTCGACACCTTTAAGGCGCATATTGAACAGCAATTCCCAGGATTTTTTGAAAGTAAATTGCTTATTGCCATTTCTGGTGGGGTAGATAGTGTGGTGTTGACTCATTTGTGTCATCAACTGGGGTTGGATGTCTCCTTGGCGCATTGCAATTTTAATTTACGTGGAACAGAGAGTGATGGCGATGCTGATTTCGTATTTCAATTGGCTAAAGATTTAAGCTTAGATTTATTTTTGGAGAGTTTCCAAACGGAAGCTTATGCGGCAGAGCATAAATTGTCCATTCAATTGGCAGCAAGGCAGCTGCGCTACGATTGGTTTGACGAATTGGCTAAGCAACTTCATTTTGATTATGTCCTCACAGCTCACCACGCCGATGATAATTTGGAAACATTTTTAATCAATTTAACTAGAGGGACAGGACTCGATGGTTTAACCGGAATTCCTGAAGTGAATGGTTTGTTTGTAAGGCCATTGTTGCCCTTTTCAAGAAACAGTTTGGTAGAATATGCAGAGGAACATCAGTTAACTTGGCGAGAGGATAGTAGTAATGCGTCTACAAAATACCTGCGAAATAAATTGCGCCATGATGTGATTCCTTTGTTGAAGGAAATCAATCCAAAATTGTTGCAGAATTTTGAGAAAACTATTGGGTTTTTAAAAGCGTCTAAATCAATTATTGAAGATCGTGTGGAAGAAGTGGAAGATTCCGTGATTAAAGAAATCTCCGAATATGATGTGAAATACGATATCTCCAAAATAAAAGCATTGAGCAATCCCAAAGCCTATTTGTATGAACTTCTAAAAGCCTACAATTTCACCGAGTGGAATGATGTGGAAGATCTTTTGGATGCCCAGTCAGGAAAGCAACTCTTTTCTGAGACCCATCGTTTGATTAAAGATCGGGAGTTTCTGTTGTTGAGTGAAATTGAGGACAAACAGGAAACGCTTATTCTTGTGTCTGAATGTGATGATAAAATAAAAACACCTCTTGGAAATTTGTGTTTTAGTGAGGCTGCTGAGGTGTCCAATCAAGGACCCAATGTAATTTTTGTGGACAAGAAAAAGCTCAAATACCCATTGACTATTCGGCATTGGAAAGAAGGTGACTATTTTCATCCATCGGGAATGAAAGGGAAGAAGAAATTGAGCAAATACTTTAAGGACGAAAAAATGTCCTTATTGGAAAAGGAAAATGCGTTGGTGCTTTGCTCGGGTGATTATATCATTTGGGTGATAGGAAAACGTCCCGATGGTCGTTTTAAAGTTTGTGACCATACGCATCATATCATTAAAATAGAATTAAAATAG
- the pabB gene encoding aminodeoxychorismate synthase component I: protein MRTTHKFRIPNVEQYKQKLLFWAQQFNEVVWLDSNDYHNQYSSYNAVLAVDAFTCIQTDYYNAFEKLKEYQSITKDWLFGYLTYDLKNAVERLESKNFDGLEFPDLFFFQPKKLFLIKNDEVEVQYLGAVDDEMEEDLKDIEALDVASETHASSPNNVKVKLRMHKDEYFEKVNAVLDHIHRGDIYEANFCQEFYAEDTEIHPLETYLKLDAISKPPFATFLRLNDKYLMSASPERYIKKEGLKITSQPIKGTAKRSQNPEEDLLLKEQLSKDEKERSENIMIVDLVRNDLAHTATKGSVVVEELCEVYTYPQVHQMVSTVTSQIAASTNPVDVIATTFPMGSMTGAPKISAMQIIEALEDTKRGLYSGAVGYFSPQGDFDFNVVIRSILYNAEKRYVSYSVGGAITAKSNPLNEYEECLVKAKAMREVLEN, encoded by the coding sequence TTGAGAACTACACATAAGTTTCGCATCCCAAACGTAGAGCAATATAAACAAAAATTATTGTTTTGGGCACAGCAGTTTAACGAAGTAGTCTGGCTGGATTCCAACGATTATCATAATCAATATTCAAGCTACAATGCCGTTTTGGCGGTGGATGCCTTTACCTGTATCCAAACAGATTATTACAATGCCTTTGAGAAGTTGAAAGAATACCAATCCATCACAAAAGATTGGCTATTTGGTTATTTAACTTACGACCTTAAAAATGCCGTAGAACGTTTGGAGTCCAAGAATTTTGACGGACTCGAGTTTCCAGATTTGTTTTTCTTTCAACCTAAGAAACTGTTCCTGATTAAAAATGATGAAGTTGAAGTGCAGTATTTGGGAGCTGTGGATGATGAAATGGAGGAAGATTTAAAGGATATTGAAGCATTGGATGTGGCTTCTGAAACACATGCAAGTTCTCCCAATAATGTAAAGGTGAAACTTCGTATGCATAAGGATGAATATTTTGAAAAAGTAAATGCGGTTTTGGACCATATTCATCGTGGGGATATTTATGAAGCCAACTTTTGTCAAGAGTTTTATGCCGAAGACACAGAAATTCATCCGTTGGAAACCTATTTAAAACTGGATGCCATTTCAAAGCCCCCTTTTGCTACTTTTTTAAGGCTTAACGACAAGTATTTAATGTCGGCTTCTCCAGAGCGTTATATCAAAAAGGAAGGTTTGAAGATTACGTCACAACCTATCAAGGGAACGGCAAAACGGTCCCAAAACCCTGAGGAAGACCTATTGTTGAAAGAACAATTATCTAAGGACGAAAAGGAGCGCAGTGAAAATATCATGATTGTGGATTTGGTGCGGAACGATTTAGCGCATACTGCCACCAAAGGAAGCGTGGTTGTAGAAGAATTGTGTGAAGTCTATACCTATCCGCAGGTGCACCAAATGGTGTCTACTGTTACGTCTCAAATTGCAGCGTCTACCAATCCTGTAGATGTCATTGCCACTACATTTCCTATGGGCAGCATGACAGGGGCTCCAAAAATTTCAGCTATGCAAATCATAGAAGCGTTGGAAGATACCAAGCGAGGCCTGTATTCTGGTGCCGTTGGCTATTTTTCTCCGCAAGGTGATTTCGATTTTAATGTGGTGATAAGGAGTATTCTGTACAATGCGGAAAAGCGATATGTGTCCTATTCGGTTGGCGGGGCAATCACCGCTAAAAGCAATCCGTTGAATGAATATGAAGAGTGTTTGGTCAAGGCTAAAGCCATGCGTGAAGTTCTGGAAAACTAA
- a CDS encoding aldose 1-epimerase family protein, whose amino-acid sequence MLHLKNELLRLSVNPTGAELSAITSVNHQTEFMWNGNPDVWNGIAPVLFPIVGGLKNNTFLHHGKTYQLPRHGFVRRNTSVEVHEITQDKLTFKLASGQELLKSYPFQFEFYTSFQLKENTIIVSHNVKNTDHQDMYFSLGAHPAFKCPVYPNETYSDYHLEFEFEEHSKTHLLDPESGLLNNQTELVLNNTSKLPLNYHLFDKDALIFKDLKSKKVTLTSKNKGPLLSVSYQDFPYLGIWAKPNADYVCIEPWLGVADNVNSNQLLKDKEAIIKLAPNKSFEAHYTITVENSLLV is encoded by the coding sequence ATGCTACACCTTAAAAACGAACTATTACGCCTAAGCGTCAATCCCACAGGAGCGGAACTTTCAGCCATTACCTCTGTAAATCACCAAACAGAATTTATGTGGAATGGCAACCCTGATGTATGGAATGGCATTGCACCTGTACTATTTCCAATTGTTGGCGGCCTGAAAAACAATACTTTTCTTCATCATGGAAAAACTTATCAATTACCCAGACATGGGTTTGTAAGGCGTAATACTTCTGTCGAAGTTCATGAAATTACTCAAGACAAATTGACCTTCAAATTGGCTTCAGGTCAAGAACTATTAAAATCATATCCTTTTCAATTTGAGTTTTACACTTCCTTTCAATTAAAAGAAAACACGATTATTGTGTCCCATAACGTAAAAAACACCGATCATCAAGACATGTATTTTTCATTAGGAGCACATCCCGCCTTTAAATGCCCCGTATATCCAAATGAAACTTACAGTGATTACCATTTAGAATTTGAGTTTGAAGAACACAGCAAAACCCATTTACTGGATCCTGAATCTGGCCTTTTGAACAACCAAACCGAATTGGTACTCAACAATACCAGCAAACTACCTCTAAACTATCACCTTTTTGATAAGGATGCTTTAATTTTTAAAGACCTAAAATCTAAAAAAGTTACTTTAACCAGTAAAAATAAAGGACCTCTATTAAGTGTTTCTTACCAAGACTTTCCCTATTTAGGCATATGGGCCAAACCTAATGCTGATTATGTTTGCATTGAACCATGGCTAGGCGTTGCTGATAACGTCAATTCAAATCAACTACTGAAAGATAAAGAAGCTATTATAAAATTGGCTCCAAATAAAAGCTTTGAAGCACACTACACCATAACCGTGGAAAATTCCCTTTTAGTTTAA
- a CDS encoding DEAD/DEAH box helicase produces the protein MTFQDLNLNTPLYNALEDLGFSTPTPIQEQAFNVVASGKDVVGIAQTGTGKTFAYMLPILRNLKFSTQDNPRVLVLVPTRELVVQVVEEIEKLAKYINVRVLGVYGGTNINTQKRAVAEGLDILVATPGRLYDLGVSRVLQLKSIQKLVIDEVDVMLDLGFRHQLMNIFDILPERRQNIMFSATMTEDVDQLISQFFIAPKRVTVAVSGTPLENIIQERYEVKNFYTKVNLLRELLSDKDTYNKVIIFVAFKKMADRLFDQLEEEFNDECCVIHSNKTQNYRLRSIAQFQAGDNRILIATDVMARGLDIDNVSHVINFDTPHYPENYMHRIGRTGRAEKKGHALVFSTQAELEYISEIEAYMDMEIPLLPFPESVAISEELIEEERPQIKEHHNPTKRSQEDVPGPAFHEKSEKNKKKNLGGSYRREIAKKYKKPKTRGDKNFNRRKKRK, from the coding sequence GTGACTTTTCAAGACCTTAATTTAAATACCCCGCTTTACAATGCCCTTGAAGATTTGGGTTTTAGCACCCCAACGCCTATTCAAGAACAAGCTTTTAATGTCGTAGCTTCAGGTAAAGACGTTGTAGGTATCGCACAAACGGGAACGGGTAAAACATTTGCCTATATGCTTCCTATCCTGAGAAATCTAAAGTTTTCTACTCAAGACAATCCTAGAGTCTTAGTATTGGTTCCTACTAGAGAACTTGTGGTACAGGTGGTTGAAGAAATAGAAAAACTAGCCAAATATATCAATGTTCGCGTATTAGGAGTTTATGGAGGCACCAACATCAATACACAAAAACGAGCTGTTGCTGAAGGTCTTGACATTTTGGTTGCCACACCAGGGCGTCTTTACGATTTGGGCGTAAGCAGGGTGTTACAATTAAAATCGATTCAGAAACTTGTAATTGATGAAGTTGATGTGATGCTAGACCTTGGCTTTAGACATCAATTGATGAATATTTTCGATATTCTTCCGGAACGCCGGCAAAACATCATGTTTTCTGCAACTATGACAGAGGACGTAGACCAATTGATTTCCCAATTTTTTATTGCTCCCAAACGTGTTACGGTTGCTGTTTCGGGAACTCCATTGGAAAACATCATCCAAGAACGTTATGAAGTCAAAAACTTCTACACAAAAGTAAATTTACTTCGTGAGTTATTGAGTGACAAGGATACCTATAATAAAGTCATCATTTTTGTGGCTTTCAAAAAAATGGCCGATCGTTTATTTGATCAATTGGAGGAAGAATTTAACGATGAATGTTGTGTAATCCATTCCAACAAAACCCAAAACTACAGATTGCGCAGTATAGCTCAGTTTCAAGCTGGAGACAACCGCATTTTGATTGCTACCGATGTTATGGCTCGAGGATTGGATATTGACAATGTCTCCCACGTGATCAATTTTGACACTCCTCACTACCCTGAAAACTACATGCACCGCATAGGAAGGACTGGTAGGGCTGAGAAAAAAGGACACGCTTTAGTCTTCTCAACACAGGCAGAGTTAGAATATATTTCAGAAATTGAAGCCTATATGGACATGGAAATACCATTGCTTCCTTTCCCTGAATCTGTGGCTATTTCCGAGGAACTTATTGAAGAAGAACGCCCACAAATAAAAGAACACCACAATCCAACAAAACGATCGCAGGAAGATGTTCCCGGACCAGCATTCCACGAAAAATCTGAAAAGAATAAAAAGAAAAACTTGGGAGGCTCTTACCGAAGGGAAATAGCTAAGAAATATAAAAAGCCTAAAACTAGAGGAGATAAAAATTTCAACAGACGAAAAAAAAGGAAATAA
- a CDS encoding S1/P1 nuclease, which yields MKAKLTIALFTLAFLIQPLNAALKWGQTGHRTIGAIADQYLTGKAKRNIKKILNHESLAFTSTFADEIKSDNRYNEFYTWHFVNMDFDESYESSTKNPEGDLIVGIERCKAIITDDNASMADKAFYLKMLVHLIGDLHQPLHVGRLEDRGGNDIKVQWQFRDTNLHSVWDSKMIDAFNMSYSELADNTAYISKEQVKAIQEGSLLDWVQESQQLAKTVYASVEEGDNLRNRYSYEHFGTVRSQLQKGGIRLAKVLNDLF from the coding sequence ATGAAAGCAAAACTCACCATCGCCCTTTTCACTTTAGCATTCCTTATTCAACCTTTAAATGCCGCTCTTAAATGGGGCCAAACAGGCCACAGAACTATAGGGGCCATTGCCGACCAATATCTTACTGGAAAGGCTAAGCGTAATATAAAAAAGATCCTCAATCACGAATCTCTAGCGTTTACCTCAACCTTTGCCGACGAAATAAAATCGGACAATCGTTATAATGAATTTTACACCTGGCACTTTGTGAATATGGATTTTGATGAAAGCTATGAAAGTTCCACAAAAAATCCTGAAGGCGATTTGATAGTTGGTATAGAGCGCTGCAAAGCTATTATCACTGATGACAATGCTTCTATGGCAGACAAAGCTTTCTACTTAAAAATGTTGGTACACTTAATTGGTGACCTTCACCAACCCTTACATGTTGGCCGTCTTGAAGACCGGGGAGGAAATGATATTAAGGTGCAATGGCAATTTCGTGACACCAATTTACACAGTGTTTGGGACAGTAAAATGATTGACGCATTTAACATGAGTTATTCCGAATTGGCCGATAATACCGCCTATATATCCAAGGAGCAGGTAAAAGCCATACAGGAAGGCTCTCTTTTGGACTGGGTTCAAGAATCGCAACAATTGGCAAAAACAGTATATGCCTCGGTCGAGGAAGGTGACAATCTAAGAAACAGATATTCTTACGAGCATTTTGGAACGGTTCGCTCTCAATTGCAAAAAGGAGGTATTCGTTTAGCAAAAGTTTTAAACGATCTGTTTTAA
- the pnuC gene encoding nicotinamide riboside transporter PnuC: MELALEVTAVIFGLVYLILLIKENRFCWYFGIAGSLLSIFLFYRIKLYSEAILYVYYVIIGFYGLWMWTKNNTKTNQLKVSNNTIIQNIGLVVIGVSLSVILGKCFDVYTDAVSPYLDAFTTIFSFIASYLEAKKVLSAWGFWIVINSLTLFLYFNKDLNYYLGLTLIYTVFSFIGFVKWRRSLLASA; this comes from the coding sequence ATGGAACTAGCACTTGAAGTTACGGCTGTAATATTTGGACTCGTTTATTTGATTCTTTTGATAAAGGAGAATCGATTTTGTTGGTATTTTGGCATTGCAGGTTCTTTGTTGAGTATTTTCCTATTTTATAGGATTAAACTTTATTCCGAGGCAATTCTGTATGTGTATTATGTCATAATCGGCTTTTATGGTCTGTGGATGTGGACAAAAAATAATACTAAGACCAATCAATTAAAAGTGAGCAATAATACTATTATTCAAAATATAGGTTTGGTAGTAATAGGAGTGAGCCTGTCTGTAATTTTAGGGAAGTGCTTTGATGTTTATACAGACGCTGTCAGTCCATATTTAGATGCTTTTACAACCATTTTTAGTTTTATTGCCAGTTATTTGGAGGCGAAAAAAGTACTCAGTGCTTGGGGGTTTTGGATTGTAATTAATAGTCTTACATTGTTCCTGTATTTTAATAAGGATCTTAATTATTATTTAGGGCTAACTTTAATTTATACCGTATTTTCTTTTATTGGTTTTGTAAAATGGAGAAGGTCTCTTCTTGCGTCGGCATAG